A single region of the Armatimonadota bacterium genome encodes:
- a CDS encoding aspartate-semialdehyde dehydrogenase yields MERFNVAVVGVGAVGQEMLKTLEQRNFPINKLKLLARSARVMEINGKQYEVKETIPEEFDDVDIALFAGTEGESGASKLYAWEAASRGAVVIDNSSTFRMDDRVPLVVPECNPDDVKWHQGVIANPNCSTIQMVLPLKALYNRSRVKRVVVSTYQAVSGTGRDAIKELHEQATKLVAGKEIDPPAVYPYQIGFNLFPHIGNFRPDGYTSEEWKMVAETHKILGDKEIKITPTTVRVPVFNGHSEAVYVETEEKITADEAREILASFPGIIVVDEPNPTDSDPNCRTYPMPIDASGKDEVYVGRIREDPFIETGLSMWVVADNLRKGAALNAVQIAELMISRGLIRSR; encoded by the coding sequence ATGGAAAGATTCAACGTTGCTGTAGTTGGCGTCGGAGCTGTTGGGCAGGAGATGCTAAAGACGCTTGAGCAGCGGAATTTTCCCATAAACAAGCTAAAGCTCCTAGCACGTTCTGCCAGAGTAATGGAAATCAATGGAAAACAATATGAGGTTAAAGAGACTATACCAGAGGAATTTGACGATGTAGATATTGCTCTCTTTGCAGGAACCGAAGGGGAGAGCGGTGCAAGCAAGCTTTATGCTTGGGAGGCAGCAAGTCGAGGAGCTGTTGTAATTGACAACTCCTCGACATTTAGGATGGACGACCGCGTTCCGCTAGTCGTGCCGGAATGCAATCCCGATGACGTAAAGTGGCATCAGGGAGTTATCGCCAATCCAAATTGTTCAACTATTCAGATGGTGCTGCCACTTAAAGCTTTATACAACCGCTCGCGTGTAAAAAGAGTCGTGGTTAGCACTTATCAAGCAGTATCTGGCACCGGTCGCGATGCGATTAAGGAGCTACATGAGCAAGCTACGAAGTTGGTAGCAGGCAAGGAAATTGACCCGCCAGCAGTATATCCCTATCAAATAGGTTTTAATTTGTTCCCCCATATCGGTAATTTCAGACCCGATGGCTATACAAGTGAAGAATGGAAGATGGTGGCTGAGACCCATAAAATATTGGGCGATAAAGAAATAAAGATTACTCCAACCACGGTGCGCGTTCCGGTGTTCAATGGCCATTCCGAAGCGGTCTATGTCGAGACAGAAGAAAAAATCACGGCAGATGAGGCTAGGGAAATTCTCGCCTCCTTCCCCGGAATAATTGTCGTTGATGAGCCTAATCCGACCGACAGCGACCCAAATTGCCGCACCTATCCGATGCCAATTGATGCGTCAGGAAAGGACGAAGTTTACGTCGGCAGAATCCGCGAGGACCCATTCATCGAAACGGGGCTAAGTATGTGGGTGGTGGCGGATAACCTCCGAAAGGGAGCAGCTCTAAACGCAGTTCAGATTGCAGAATTGATGATTTCTCGTGGCTTAATCCGCAGTCGCTAG
- the dapB gene encoding 4-hydroxy-tetrahydrodipicolinate reductase, with amino-acid sequence MDKPIRVAISGAGGRMGRETALAVYGEAREMTLVGAADPAYTGKTLSELLAIDCPVEIKGSLAEALDSVQADVAVVFSVPSAAMSDIRTAMNAGAVPVVGTTGITEENLAEIKELAEKKGIGAIIAPNFAIGAVLMMKFAAEAAKYLPAVEIIELHHDKKLDAPSGTAIKTAQMISEVRSQGNACKGDNAARGAEFHGVNIHSVRLPGLVAHQEVIFGGVGQTLTIRHDSIDRKSFMPGVLLAIKRAVGLTHVIYGLEKIL; translated from the coding sequence ATGGATAAACCAATAAGAGTTGCAATATCAGGCGCAGGCGGAAGAATGGGTCGTGAGACGGCATTGGCGGTTTACGGCGAAGCCCGAGAGATGACTTTGGTAGGTGCTGCAGACCCCGCATATACAGGGAAAACACTCTCGGAACTGCTCGCAATTGATTGCCCTGTAGAAATAAAAGGAAGCTTGGCGGAAGCACTTGATTCAGTCCAAGCAGACGTCGCTGTAGTTTTCAGTGTCCCTTCAGCGGCGATGTCTGATATTCGAACAGCAATGAATGCGGGAGCTGTTCCGGTGGTAGGCACAACGGGGATAACGGAGGAGAACCTGGCCGAAATTAAAGAACTTGCGGAAAAGAAAGGAATTGGGGCAATTATCGCCCCAAACTTTGCCATCGGAGCAGTGCTGATGATGAAGTTTGCTGCAGAAGCTGCAAAATACCTGCCAGCAGTAGAAATAATAGAACTTCATCATGACAAAAAGCTTGATGCGCCATCGGGAACCGCGATTAAAACAGCGCAGATGATATCTGAAGTCCGTTCTCAAGGCAATGCTTGCAAAGGCGATAATGCAGCACGAGGGGCAGAGTTTCACGGGGTGAATATTCACAGTGTCAGATTGCCTGGGTTGGTTGCTCATCAAGAGGTAATCTTTGGCGGAGTTGGTCAAACCTTGACAATCCGCCATGATTCAATAGACCGGAAGTCATTTATGCCGGGTGTTCTTCTCGCAATAAAGCGAGCTGTTGGACTTACCCATGTAATTTATGGGTTAGAGAAAATTCTGTAA
- a CDS encoding pitrilysin family protein codes for MFNKDILPNGIRVVTETIPHVQSVAVGVWVGSGSRDEDDSNRGISHFIEHMLFKGTTNRTAQQIADEFDSIGGHLNAFTEKEYTCYFAKVLAEHTSIAIEVIGDMLLNSIFDCDEIEREKNVVLEEIKRHEDSPDDLVHDIFAQTILGGHPLGRSVLGDRETVGKLTRDDVVSYMGKRYIPENMVIAAAGNLNHREFVGRVADIFGSLSGEKVETNQDAPTFCARSNLTQKTTEQVHFCIGTRGFAHGEKDKYTLAIIDAVLGGGMSSRLFQEIREKRGLAYSIGSYSISYRESGLFAAYGGTSMQSLDEVMGLVKSEFVSIREAGLTDKELERAKNQIRGALVLGQESMSSRMMRLGKTELYLGRIIPLEEIIGSIMSVSMADIIRVANEVFDDSTMSLAAIGPFN; via the coding sequence ATGTTTAATAAAGATATATTACCGAATGGTATTCGAGTTGTAACTGAAACTATACCACATGTTCAGTCAGTAGCTGTTGGCGTGTGGGTAGGTTCTGGCTCAAGAGATGAGGATGATTCAAACAGAGGTATCTCTCATTTCATTGAGCATATGCTATTCAAAGGAACAACAAACCGCACGGCTCAACAGATTGCGGACGAATTCGATTCTATTGGCGGTCATCTGAATGCGTTTACCGAAAAGGAATACACCTGTTACTTTGCCAAGGTGCTTGCCGAGCATACTTCGATTGCTATTGAAGTAATCGGCGACATGCTACTAAACTCAATATTTGATTGTGATGAAATCGAAAGAGAAAAGAATGTTGTTCTGGAAGAGATAAAGCGGCACGAGGACTCACCCGATGACCTGGTGCACGATATTTTTGCCCAGACAATATTAGGTGGACATCCACTTGGTCGTTCGGTGCTCGGCGATAGGGAAACAGTTGGCAAACTAACCAGAGATGACGTAGTTTCCTATATGGGCAAGCGTTATATTCCCGAAAATATGGTCATTGCGGCAGCAGGCAACTTGAATCATAGAGAATTCGTTGGCAGAGTTGCTGACATTTTTGGGTCGCTTTCGGGCGAAAAGGTTGAGACTAATCAAGATGCACCTACTTTCTGCGCGCGGTCAAACCTAACGCAAAAAACGACCGAGCAAGTACATTTTTGTATCGGCACTCGAGGATTTGCTCACGGCGAAAAGGATAAGTACACATTGGCAATTATAGATGCTGTGCTTGGCGGTGGAATGAGTTCGCGCTTATTCCAGGAAATTCGTGAGAAGCGTGGGCTCGCTTACTCTATCGGCTCATATTCCATTTCCTATAGGGAAAGTGGATTGTTCGCCGCCTACGGAGGCACAAGCATGCAGAGTTTGGATGAGGTTATGGGATTGGTGAAATCAGAGTTTGTGAGCATTCGAGAAGCGGGCCTTACGGATAAAGAATTGGAAAGAGCAAAAAATCAGATTCGTGGAGCACTTGTTCTCGGCCAGGAAAGCATGAGCAGTCGAATGATGCGGTTGGGCAAGACGGAGCTATACCTAGGTCGGATTATCCCGCTAGAGGAGATAATTGGTTCTATAATGAGTGTTTCCATGGCTGACATCATCCGGGTAGCCAATGAGGTGTTCGATGACTCGACGATGTCTTTAGCTGCAATTGGACCGTTTAACTAA